A part of Chloroflexota bacterium genomic DNA contains:
- the recJ gene encoding single-stranded-DNA-specific exonuclease RecJ has product MLEEVRWIEPEPITIPEDFRRTIGGHPLVAETLWRRGFRTVEAAQAFMDPDAYHPTSADELPDAHIAYELITKAVNNQEHILIWGDFDVDGQTSTTILFEGLRGLGADVRYHIPIRAKESHGITADVLQEYLDEGFDLLITCDTGITEYDNIQTVKDAGIPVVLTDHHTLGATLPPADAVVNPQRLPEDHTLRTLPGVGVVCKLMEGLYSYLDEPFDSGPFYELAALGIVADVALLHGDTRWLLQKGLTHLRHTERLGLQTLFTNAKINPQQLTETHIGFQIAPRLNAVGRLSDANSIVEFLTTTDPGRARVIGSTIEALNAQRQMITRQVAQAAEKILQDSPDDRHAPAIVLHYPEWPGGVVGIVANRLVEHFHKPAILLTGSDPFHGSARSVEGINITQAIGSQSDLLLGYGGHPMAAGMALSPENYAKFKRGLFQAVEEQAKTAEHIAEIEINQTITLSEINFDVIAEIERLAPFGAGNPPLNFLIRDLEYVSATEIGQTGDHRKLIARDQVGDQHQFIWWNGASEPLPPNEFDLLCQLSQSDYRGTAQINAEWMHSRPVATDKAKKPKHALEWVDMRMKPVPISLLKDILEIEKDVQVWAESNPPEGVPTITRMGLTESEALVIWTTPPSQRILSEVIRQVKPQKVIVFGIDPSLEDWKTFIKVVAGLAKYTLSKQAGETTLPTLASACAAEVSPTLAALRFWEAKGAFDVSVQEDILRFSQPATNANIENLEIYENMLKILLGETKAFRHFFTSAELLKLDPNKRF; this is encoded by the coding sequence ATGCTTGAAGAGGTCCGCTGGATTGAGCCTGAACCAATCACAATCCCGGAGGATTTCCGCCGGACGATTGGCGGCCACCCTCTCGTCGCTGAGACGCTTTGGCGGCGCGGTTTCCGCACGGTCGAAGCCGCTCAGGCCTTCATGGACCCGGACGCTTACCACCCGACCTCCGCGGATGAACTCCCTGATGCGCACATCGCCTACGAACTAATCACCAAAGCGGTCAACAATCAGGAGCACATCCTGATCTGGGGTGATTTCGATGTGGACGGTCAGACCTCCACCACGATTCTTTTTGAAGGATTGCGCGGCCTGGGCGCGGATGTGCGCTATCATATCCCCATTCGGGCAAAAGAATCGCACGGCATCACAGCCGATGTATTGCAGGAATATCTGGATGAGGGCTTTGACCTGCTGATCACCTGCGACACCGGGATCACGGAATATGACAACATCCAGACGGTCAAAGACGCTGGCATTCCTGTGGTGCTGACCGACCATCACACCTTGGGGGCAACCCTGCCGCCTGCGGATGCCGTGGTCAATCCCCAGCGGCTGCCGGAGGATCACACCCTGCGCACTCTGCCGGGTGTGGGTGTGGTCTGCAAGCTGATGGAGGGGCTCTATAGCTATTTAGATGAACCTTTTGACAGCGGCCCTTTCTATGAGCTGGCTGCTTTGGGCATTGTGGCGGATGTTGCCCTCTTGCATGGCGATACCCGCTGGCTCCTGCAAAAGGGGCTGACCCATCTGCGCCATACCGAACGCCTGGGACTGCAAACCCTTTTCACCAACGCCAAAATCAATCCCCAACAGCTCACCGAGACCCACATCGGTTTCCAGATCGCACCACGCTTGAACGCGGTGGGCCGGCTGAGTGATGCGAATTCGATTGTTGAATTTCTGACCACAACTGATCCCGGCCGTGCCAGGGTGATCGGCTCCACAATTGAAGCCCTCAATGCCCAGCGCCAGATGATCACCCGCCAGGTGGCCCAAGCCGCCGAGAAGATCCTTCAGGATTCACCGGATGACCGCCACGCCCCAGCCATCGTCCTCCACTATCCGGAATGGCCGGGTGGTGTGGTCGGTATTGTCGCCAACCGGCTGGTCGAGCATTTTCATAAACCCGCCATCCTGCTCACTGGTTCCGATCCATTCCACGGGTCTGCCAGGTCGGTTGAGGGCATCAATATCACCCAGGCGATTGGCTCCCAATCAGACCTCCTCCTGGGCTATGGCGGCCATCCGATGGCAGCGGGTATGGCTCTCTCGCCTGAGAATTACGCCAAATTCAAACGCGGCCTGTTCCAGGCTGTTGAAGAACAAGCCAAAACAGCTGAACACATCGCTGAAATTGAGATCAACCAGACAATCACCCTCTCAGAGATCAATTTCGACGTGATCGCAGAGATCGAACGCCTGGCGCCGTTTGGCGCGGGAAATCCCCCGCTAAATTTCCTGATCCGGGATCTTGAATACGTCTCAGCTACGGAAATTGGCCAAACCGGTGACCATCGAAAATTGATTGCCAGAGACCAGGTGGGCGATCAGCATCAGTTCATCTGGTGGAATGGTGCCAGTGAACCTCTCCCTCCGAACGAATTTGACCTGCTTTGCCAACTCTCACAAAGTGACTATCGGGGAACTGCCCAGATCAACGCGGAATGGATGCACTCCCGCCCTGTGGCAACGGATAAAGCCAAAAAGCCAAAACATGCGTTGGAATGGGTGGATATGCGGATGAAGCCCGTCCCGATTTCTCTCTTGAAGGACATCCTAGAAATAGAAAAAGATGTTCAGGTTTGGGCTGAATCCAATCCACCAGAAGGCGTGCCCACCATCACCCGTATGGGATTGACCGAGAGCGAGGCGTTGGTCATCTGGACCACGCCGCCCTCCCAGAGGATACTGTCTGAGGTCATCCGGCAGGTCAAGCCCCAAAAAGTCATCGTGTTCGGCATAGATCCGAGCCTGGAGGATTGGAAAACTTTTATCAAAGTGGTTGCGGGGCTGGCGAAATACACCCTTTCCAAACAAGCAGGCGAAACCACCTTACCAACCCTGGCATCAGCTTGTGCCGCTGAGGTCAGCCCCACCCTGGCAGCCCTTCGCTTCTGGGAAGCGAAAGGCGCTTTTGACGTGTCGGTGCAGGAAGATATCCTGCGTTTCTCCCAACCCGCCACAAATGCCAATATCGAAAACCTTGAAATTTACGAAAATATGTTAAAGATTTTATTGGGGGAGACAAAGGCATTCCGCCATTTTTTCACATCAGCAGAATTGCTAAAACTTGATCCTAATAAACGCTTTTGA